ggagctCTGTGATTGGCCCACTGAGATGGTTACCATGGCTATTTTGGTGGTCAATTGTCTGAGGCCAGGTTGTGGTTGGAGGCGTGGGGTTGTTCAGGAGAGGGGCTTGTGTTTGAGGAATGCTGCGGCCCGGAACGGAATCCCACCTCCCTTTCTCACGCTTCCCAGAAGCCTCAGCAGAAGGTCGCGACCTTGGGCTGGCAGATattttcttcctcctcctcctgtttgaTGACAGGGATTTGTCCCGCTCATCTTGCCCTCCCTGGTCCCCTTGGAtacccacctcctcctctccctccttcctatcctctccctctctacccctgccTACCTTCTCTATTGCCTtcatctccactccctctctactCCCAATTTCCCTATGCTCTTCTCCaaccttcctttcctctccctgccctctctccctgtcctccagcTCCTTCTCCAGGACaccccctcctctgctctcctcaggCCTAGTCTGTGTCTCACACAAGTGGCTCCAATTCCCTGGGGGCTGCAGCTGGGAGCTGTTGACATAATCTAGATACTTCCCCCTCAGTGTCGCTGGGTGATGACACTGCAGGAAAACGGCCAGCAGCTTCCCCTGAGAGTGCGCCGACTTCATCCACTGCTTCAGCTCGCCCAGGCGGCAGTCACACGTCCAGTTGTTGCCATGGAGATCCAAATCGTAAAGGCCGCTGTTGAGGGCGAATATGTTACCGGAGAGGCTCGTGAGCCTGTTGTCTTTGAGTTTTAAAACACTCAGATGCTTCAGTTGTTCAAAAGCAGATGGGTCCACTGTGGAAATTTGGTTGCAACTAAAGTCCAGCTCCTCAACTCTCTCCAGCGGGTCGAGAAGTCCTGCGGGAAGATTCTCCAGTTCGTTCCCGTCAATCAGAAATTCTGTCAAACTCGACAGTCCTTTCAACGACTCGCTTTCCAAATGGTAGATGTTGTTATTGCTGAGGGATAGTTTAGAAAGCTTTTTCAGATTCCGAAAGACGTGATTTCCGACGTGTTGTATTTCATTTTCAGAGAGCAGCAACGTATTCAGTGACCTGAGCTGGGAGAACGTAAACACATTACGCACGGCTGTCAGTTTGTTCTGCGCCAGGTTGAGAAAGCGCAGTTTGGTGAGCTTGGAAAAGGCGTTTCTGTGAATGTGACTCAGCTGGTTCGATTCTAGATGGAGATAATGTAGATTAGTCAAGCTCTTGAAGACTGAATTCTGTAACAGTTCTATGGCGTTCCCATCCAACCGCAGCTTCACAATGCTCTCCAAGTTACCAAACAGCTCTGGAGTAATCTTCTTAATGTCATTGTTATTGCCATACAAAGTTGTCAGTTTTGCCAGTGATTGTAAAGTTTCTGGGGGTATTGTTGATATCAGATTGTTGCCCAAATACAGCTCCTCCAATTTGGAGAGCTTTTCAAACGCTTTAGGGTGAATGGTCTGTATTTGATTATACTGTAAGTTCAACCTTATAAGATTTCCATACCGTGTGAAGTCGAAGGCGGAGATGTTACCGATAAAGTTTCCACCGAGGCTGAAGACAAGCACGTCCTCTGGGACCCGCGAGGAGTGCACCTTGGGCACCGCGCGCAGCCCCCGGTTTGTACAGAGGATGTGCTGCGCTTGCTGGCAGTCGCAGCGCTCAGGACAGAAGCCGCTAGCGGGTGAAGGCGAGAGGAACCCGTCACAAGAGAAAAGTAGAAAGCAGATGACACCAACGAAATTACCGGTATCCATTCCAAAACGGCAGTTGGCTCAAACTTCTGATGCGGCATTCCCCCTTTGTGTTCAAGTGCAGTTACCCCGACTCTCCACTCTCACTTTGGTGTCCGATACATGTGTCAATTTTTCACTTGTTGCTCCGTCATTGTGGAGGAAAGTTGTCCTACACATAGTTTAGTGTGAAAAGGTGTCTGGATCCATGGCTAAAAACTGCTGTTCATAGAATACATGTATTTGTGCGCTGCGCTGTCATGCCGTGTGAGGAAACGCTCACCTCCCCAGAATGATCCATATCCCGGCCCCAAGTGGTCATCTGGAGCAAATTACAGAACCTGAACGCAGGGTTCACGCGCAgagcacacacacgcgcgcgctcAGCCCCTCCCCCGCATCTCCCGTCCCCGCCACCACCATTAGTGTACAGCGCCTGACTACAGGATTCAGAGCTGCGCgtgcatgcacacagacacacgtccTCTAAATCTAATCAAATGCGTGGATGATAGGACGCATATACGATATCTTGTTGTATtcgaggcatggagagagagtgagagacgtgTCTGAACCTTTTGACCGAGTTTTCCGCGTGCCCCCGCACCCCCTATGGCTCGCGAGGTGAGATTCGATACTCGGTATGGAGAAAGCAGACGGGAAGCCTTCCTTCCCACGAGGGTCCCCCGGGGGATCCCGGACTGAGTGACTCAGTCTTGGACTACCTCCTCGCACACGTTTCAAAGTGCATAATGGATCTCTCCAGACAGCATAGGCTTAGCACCAGAGGAAGACAGTAAAAGAAAACGTTCTCATTTCACAGGATCTCAAATGTTGCACTGAAGAAAAACACTTAATTCGGTGTGTTACTGCTAGAATTCAAATTGCTTGCAGACAGTCATTTACCTCCATGCCATCATCAATGAACACCAATGTATTCAAGATGGCTGGTCAGTGGTACCTTGGGGAGGGTTGGGGCTCAAACACACATGGTTCACATTAATGCAAGAGGAATTCAGGTCATGGTGCCTGTGTTAAGACTACAGAGGCGGGGTGCCAAATCTTTGATTAGGATCTCTACTTGAAAGGCTGGGTACAAAGCATGATCTATGTAGTCAGGGTTCAGTTCAGTGAGCCATGTAGTGGACTGTAGATTAGACTGTAGGCTGTATGTTAGTCTAGTCTGTATACTGTCAACCTGGGCACAGAGGTCGACGTAACATAGTATCCCTCCAAATAGTATATGTTACATTTCCTATGTATTAAATTGTGGATGTCCTTCATCCATTTTGCTGTTATGATTTACAATTTGATGATATTTTCCAAATTGAAATTCGTACAATACGTTTTAATTTGTTACAAATTCCAAGTTGTTGTGGCCAACGTTAACTAGATGGCTAACACTAACATttgctaggctaggggttaaggttaggagttaaattaaaggtttaaggttaggagttgggttaaagggttaaggttagctaaCATTCTAAGTAGCAAGTAGTTGTAAAggtgctaattagctaaaatgttaAAGTTGTCCATGACAAGagttgaacatgcaacctttgggttgctagacatttgTGTTATACACCAACCCAACTACCCTACTGTCAGtattatgtaaccataccaaacgtaacatatcatactaatttgagagtcccagatttacatttactatgttacatctagtctatgagaccagacCGACTGTGTAATGCTGCCTACTGTGTGTAAGAGCCCTACAAGCGTTGCTTCCTCtataggctgcgtttacacaggcagccctaTTCTGATCTTGTGCCActaaattggtcttttgaccaatcaggtcAGATCTTTTGctaaagatcagaattgggctgcccgTGTACACACCGTCTTTAGTGTCCCACAGCTTGAATCAAGAGGTCTGGATACACTTGCAATGCAACCACAACATCTTGTAGAAGACCAGAGTGAAAGAACATTGCAGTAAATCCTACATGAGCACTGACTCTGGAGACAAGGTTGCAGATTTGTCCTAAAATagtagtcacacacacccacccagccAGTTGTGCACATGCACCACATGCATTTACATGTTCacattgtagtcatttagcagacactcttatccagagcgacttacagtcacgGCAACTCCAGCACTCCACTTTCAACCTCATTTTCATCATCTCCAGTACATTACTAGTGTAAACGTGTGAAAATGGTGCATTTCTACAAAAAATATGTAGTTAAAAAGTTGTACCCAATGCCATCATCTAAAGTTAAAACATTTGAAAAACAGTGATTTTATACAGTGATACTCGTTGCAGATTTGGAAAAATCTGTGATTTACTTTTAATCCTatcctgtgatgtcacagagaagcatTTTTGGGGGGGATCTTTCTTATCTTTCTAACCGCAGATTATAGAAAAGCAAGTGATGCAATTTTTCCAAGACAATTCATTTTTTCTGACTATTGTAGCGGTAAATTCCTAGGATTGCCTTACAGTGAGGGAGAAATAACCCAGAGTTAGAGAAGAACATTATACCCGTTCTCATGCATATCTATAGTTAGAGATCACAGTGTGTCATGACTCTACACAGAACTAGGATCAGGGAAGCTCTGTTATGAGTGagtaactatgtgtatgtgaaatgcagctgtgtgtgtgtgtgtgtcagaaatgCAGCCCATCTGGGAACCCCCCTGCCCCAGCGAGGTCATTTCCTGTCTGGCCCTTCATATGAATTTCTCTCTCAGTCTGACAGACCGATGGGAGgaatatctctccctccctctctctggatgcATTTTTGTAAGCCCAGTTCTCTCTGAGAGCCAAGAAACAGCCCTGGATcagtggagacacacacacactgtccatgGACACTCGCCGAGTTACACTGTCAGTCAGTTTATGTAGTGTCATGGAATATAACTGGATTTTTCACACTCATTTATAATCACAGCTTTGCACAGATCCTATGTTATTGCATGGTTTTGTAAATTACACACAAATTAGTGTAGTAGTCTTATACGAAAGTCTCTTCGTAATGCAGAGCTAGTCAATGTTAGTTATGTGAGTAAACAGATATTCAGTAAAGAGAGCTGATGAGAGGGGGGAGTTAAAAAGAAGAGACGGAGAAACttagagatagaaagagggagaaggtgTGAAAAAGAAAGAATAGGCAGACATGCTTGTAAACAGAGAACCTCTTTCCAGTGAGCTATAGTCTTCTGGAGTTGATCCAATTCCAGACTTTCACAAAGAGGTCCATTTAGGACCCCAGACAGAGTTGTCTGTCAGTATGCCTGAGCACAAAGACAGACACAGTCTGGTTTCATCAGCCACTCTCTCCAATCATCCCTCTATTCCACACAGCCTTGGACCGTCCAATCAACACCAACGCAGATGACATTTCACTCCCTCAACACACAGAGAAGCCTCATTCTGtcagtaagagagagaaagaaaagttGGTTCTCTGAATGTGGCAGTAAGTGTGTAAGTGAGATATCATCTAGGTTATTTAATGTTTGTGTGCGAGTGTATTGATGTTTAGGTcatgagggggtgtgtgtgtgtgtatatatgtgaatGAGACAGTGCGGTATATGTCGTCTAGGGAGGGTTGGCTTTCCCGGCTGTACAGCTCAGGTTTGAAAAAGCCCACCTCAGTCagcactcgtgtgtgtgtgtgtgtgtgtgtgtgtgtgtgtgtgtgtgtgtgtacctgtgttgaGTTATTCTGCAGGatctgtgtatctgtgttgaGTGAACTTGCAggatctgtgtgtatgtgtatctgtgttGAGTGATTCTGTGGCTGTGTGTGAGACAAGTAGAgcgtctctgtttgtgtgttttgaAAACCTTATGCATCCGCATGACACATCTATCATTATCTAACAGAACTGTGACAGTTTGAGTTGAACTAGTTCACGAAGCAAAAAAAATGTAGTCTTTAGGTCTGTAACAGCTTTAGTGGCCTTTGGTCTCCCCGGGATGACAAATATACACATATACAAATATAAAAACACAGAGGGTGATATAGCCTTGAAGTGATGATGATTTACCACCCAGCTTAGGGcactctgaacacacacacagcaggggtGAGAGGGGGCTCTGAAGTAATGatctgcctcacacacacacaaagcagcgGAATTCCCCTAATTGGACACACATGGCGTTTTTTTGTCTGCAATCACAACAGCTTTTCTCAGAGGACCTCGAGACTCAATAGGGATTAACTGCATGCGAAACAGACCCCCTTGCAGACCAATGTAAATGCCACATGCAACAAGATGCATCTCTTTGGGCTTATGACAATAAACAGAGGTGATAGAACAGGAAGtggatcaaatacttgttctccccactgtatgttggaTATATGTGTGTACATCTAACCAGCTTGAGAAAATGGAGAGAGCAAAAGATTTTGGTAGAAGGAAGTTGGAGatttagaggaggagagagggggagaagtagttggagaaagagggggacaTGGTGAGcgagagagtgggacagacagagggagagagggttggaaAGTTTACATGAGCAGCAGCTGTTTGGATCGTTAAGTACTTTAACCCAAGCCAGAGACTACAGATCTAAACCACACCAACTATCTCTGGTCCCACTGGCTCAGTGagcgtgtttgtgtgtatgtatttgtgtttgcttgtgtgtgttactgtgtgcaAGTCAAAACCAGTGAGTGTCTAAACCTGcatgatagtgtgtgtgtctgttagtccTGTATTATAAGTGTGAAGGGAGAACCTGGGCCCCATGCCTGCTCTCCATCCAgccccctctctatcccaccaCACATCCCCCAGTTAAGCCCAGCTGGTTCCCATGGAGGGAAGGAAGAAGGggaaggggtgaggagaggggaggatagggtGAGGAAGACTTTGCTGGGCTATCAGTCTCATCTCACATGCAACATTCCTACAATGTTAAAATGACTTCGAAAAACCCAGAAAAAGAATCCAAAAGGGTTTAACATTACTGCAACATGGGAGTCATTCTCACAAAACTTTTCCCCAAAATTCTTAATTGTTAAGTTTCACGGAATTTCCTCTTGAATCACTGAGATTTATGAGATTTATCTATTTTATAATGACTCATGTTTTTTTTATCAGATATTATGCATTTGATCAAAATGTTGACGAAATAATATTGCTCCCCTAATGAAAATGCCAGAGTTAAACATAATACTGAAAAAAAATTATAATGAAATTATACAATTATAAGATTAAATCAAGACTTTTCCCAATTTGAGCTCTAGCCGTTTCAGTAATGAGAAagccaagacaaaggagatgattgtggactacaagaaaatgAGGACCGAGCATGaccccattctcattgatggggctgtagtggagcaggttgagagcttcaagttccttggcgtccacatcagcaacaaactaacatggtccaagtacaccaagacagtcgtgaagagggcacgacaaaacctattccccctcaggagactgaaaagatttggcatgggtcctcagatcctcaaagggttctacagctgcaccatcgagagcactggttgcatcactgcctggtatggcaactgctcggcctctgaccacaaggcactacagagggtagtgcgtacggcccagtacatcaccggggccaagcttcctgccatccaggacctctataccatgtggtgtcagaggaagaccctaaaaattgtcaaagactccagccaccctagtcatagactgt
This window of the Oncorhynchus keta strain PuntledgeMale-10-30-2019 chromosome 20, Oket_V2, whole genome shotgun sequence genome carries:
- the LOC118399587 gene encoding TLR4 interactor with leucine rich repeats-like; translation: MDTGNFVGVICFLLFSCDGFLSPSPASGFCPERCDCQQAQHILCTNRGLRAVPKVHSSRVPEDVLVFSLGGNFIGNISAFDFTRYGNLIRLNLQYNQIQTIHPKAFEKLSKLEELYLGNNLISTIPPETLQSLAKLTTLYGNNNDIKKITPELFGNLESIVKLRLDGNAIELLQNSVFKSLTNLHYLHLESNQLSHIHRNAFSKLTKLRFLNLAQNKLTAVRNVFTFSQLRSLNTLLLSENEIQHVGNHVFRNLKKLSKLSLSNNNIYHLESESLKGLSSLTEFLIDGNELENLPAGLLDPLERVEELDFSCNQISTVDPSAFEQLKHLSVLKLKDNRLTSLSGNIFALNSGLYDLDLHGNNWTCDCRLGELKQWMKSAHSQGKLLAVFLQCHHPATLRGKYLDYVNSSQLQPPGNWSHLCETQTRPEESRGGGVLEKELEDRERGQGEERKVGEEHREIGSREGVEMKAIEKVGRGREGEDRKEGEEEVGIQGDQGGQDERDKSLSSNRRRRKKISASPRSRPSAEASGKREKGRWDSVPGRSIPQTQAPLLNNPTPPTTTWPQTIDHQNSHGNHLSGPITELLTSSPPTPRKEERFDLFRGGHEDIIPAVTDPCVFNRHFITNVTVDQVASSTATVHWTTRDHSRFTPGAGPGLEEVHYRVLFDRFGSSDRFPRYVYARGTARSVMLRELSPDITYMACVEGVVGGSVCQVAPRDHCAGLVTLPEEVHHQETLTSDLQLVTVGTLAGNAVLLLVIGGAWLGRSLRRKLKRRKSAVHVRHMYSTRRPFRSSMTTTAAVSTDFTSFQSSRPPRLGTLEEGGDLIEFPCDRFLDISPTRRDNSDMQRFSD